The Anastrepha ludens isolate Willacy chromosome 2, idAnaLude1.1, whole genome shotgun sequence DNA window gagtttccatttattttctgcatttaatttgatgTTAGGTAtgttggagtgatacttgactccaaactttaTTGGAAACTACACATTGAAACTCGgataaagaaggccagtatagccttctactcctgcaaatctttgttcggtaaaaaatggggactcaagccacaggtcatgctgtggatgtacaacgcagtggttttgccaattttaacgtatggatgcctggtttggtgggaagctattcggaagggctataatatcactaaaccgGATCATGTAAAATTTGCCCCAGTGCTACCcagaatgtcgttttgcacttacttcccatcgacttttacgttatttccatcgcagttcaaagtgcaatcaggttagcCTCtgaaggcaatctctcaagggacatggtagaattttcgggcggtTAACACTGTTTttcttcgaacagatctctctatccgcaaactagagtttgagggtcgtgccagagcaaactttccaaataggcaggattggatcgaggggaaaatctgcaccgaagatTGCACCTCTGTTTTCATTGATGGTTCCAAGATGAAATCTGGAGTCGgaacaggggttttctctaaatcagccaatttatttatctcctttaaactgccgaatactgctagtgtttctcaagcagaagtctttgcgatccttcaggcatgcaaaatgcttaggaaacgcgggagcgagggagatattaacattttctccgatagtcaagccgcgatcaaggctctgacgacgccatggtgcagaacgaaattagtaaactcctgtaaataGGAAATCAAATCTCTtcggtgtgcaggtaacatttctctaatctggattccaggacataggagtatagagggaaatgaattcGCTGATGAGGTTGCCAGGAAGAGGCCGACTGAATTGGCCTTAGAGAACTTCTACCCAGGCATCGGCATCCCTCTGTCAGTTGTTAAAGAGActctgcacaaattatttctcagtaaagcgcagaaaagatggagctccatttcttcatgtgctatttagaaaaccctttgaccccagtacaatgtacggaggactcagaaagtcctttgaacTCCTCACCATTCAATTTTCCAACTCTTagttgtgtttaccggtcaccggacgatcggcacacccgcggaaaagctagggttaccatttaatcccccttgcagaagctgtggggacctttcagaagaggaaactttctctgtaaatgtccaggttttgcagctagacgattaagatcactgggtgctcctttcttcgacagcctggggcagtgcgccaacctaaatgtcatcaatcttctccattatatcaacagctctggctggctgtagatatctgtctgttcgaggtctcataatggtattaaAACGGCGCTTCAATGCTTGAGGAGTggcagaccggcacttcaaccatttcacctacctacctggatgtaaaaaaaaaatgccatcgataaaaatttgcgcgaaaaaaattgttcttttttcaaCAGTTGTCATCTCCGCCGCACGGCTGTAGGTATGCTAACTGCATCGAGTTAGGGATGCTTAGTTAGTAGTGACGTACCAGTTTTTCAAGTTCCAAAATGCCTTAGCAAAACATATCCACTTGGTTAGAGTTTTACTAgtatagttttttattaaattatgaaCAAATTATACTCGTGACATAGGCATGCTGAtatataaatacgagtatacatatagATGCATATAAAGTCATTGTACAGCTCAAAGCACTGAGTTGCAGAGGCCACAGTTGCTCACGGGACAAGTCTTCATTTCCTTGTGAGCACCTACGCGCAGCACTGCCGCCATGCCAATCTCTGAGTGCGTCGATATGTGACAATGTAGAATCCAATAGCCCGGACTGTCGGTGTAGAAACGTAGAATGGTATAACCGAAGGCAGGCACTTGCACGGTGTCCTTAAGCGGAGCACCACGTTCTCGACGTGGCAGCGGCGTTCGACGATCAATTTCCTCGATCTGTAATGGAAACAAATTTGTGCTGTTAATATCGGCACGCTTTTTTAGTTGGTTGCTACTTGACTTACATTTCTGATGCGTTCTGGTCCCAGTACCCCAATGCCCACTACACGAAAAGTGTAGCCATGTAAATGTATAGGATGCGCTGACTCGGAGGTGCTTGAGATCACGAACTCTACGTCCTTGAATGCTGGCACCTCGATCACATTGGCACATTTACACTGACGACTGCGACAGTTCAAGCCCATCGTTGCTTGCTGCGTCTTGTTGCAAAGAAATTGGCCAATACCCAGATTGCGAGTCTGCAATAGCGAAACACGTGAAGGTATTGCGAAAGTAATATCGTCCATTTGGAATAGGAGCTCATTTTGTACGCGCACAGTCATGCTGGTGTAGTAGGTGCGGTGAGGAATGGCTGCTGAAGCAGTGCGTTTTTCCAAAGCTTTCAAGTCGGCAATTGTAATTAAATTGTTGTCACTGGTTGGCGGTTTATCGACAGTGTTTAGTTCCTTGCCATTAGGCTCATACTCATAGAACACTTGTGCTGTGGGTAGTGCACGGCGACCAGCACCCTGATAGTGCAATATTGCTTCCTGGTGCAATTTATTCAGCTTGCAGAAGTTGTGCCCCTTTATGCGGATCCAATAGTTGTCGACGGCTTGGTTGGCGTGCAAGACAAAGTCGAAACGTTCACCGCCATGCAGAGTGATCTTGCGCACTTTTACAGGCTCAATGTCATTGCCATCGCTGGCGATGACAACAAGTTCGTGATTATCAATGCTCAAGCTAATCGGACAGTTGGCTATACCTGCAAAGGAAATAGGATGGGGTGTGCGAGGGAAAGGCAAATTGTAATGGAAATAGTGGGATTTTACCCTGAATTTACAACTTACCGTTAAAGATCACACGAAAACGATACCTGCCGCCACGCACAACCGAATAGGTTGAATACAGCGTGGGTGCACTGTGTTGCAACTTGGCACCGTTTGCTGGTGGTACTTTTCGTCCAACACCATCAATCAATATGCTTTGAGGTGTTGAACCTTCTGGGTCGTACATCCAATCCTGCAACATGATTGTGTGTTCTGAAAGGTCAAAATCATATAAAGCAGAGTGCATATCGTCCGCTTTTGGTTGCCGCACCACCAGCGCGCCGGCTATACCGAACCCACGTTGATGCCCCACATGGCTATGCCACCAATGTGTGCCGACATGATCCACCTCGAAGCGGTAGCGAAACGCTTGACCCGGCACAATTGGATACTGCGTAATATATGGCACACCATCCATGTGTGGCGTTTGTCGCTGATGCAAACCATGCCAGTGGATGGTTGTGATGTCGTGCATGCTGTTGATAACGTCTGCCACAATCGTGTCACCTTGACACACCTCTATCGTTTGTCCAGGCAATTGCCCGTTAACCACCATCACGTC harbors:
- the LOC128857857 gene encoding uncharacterized protein LOC128857857 isoform X1, with translation MRSMSEFPLSTWCPFPLRCYTISISLHAFFFFPAYISKYEQMLQLFPKPAYTESRTWRSNSNKNLADHPCRRTCRTDQPMTCYYYFVVHYDETFNPSCERYLDSRFRFKVAGREYIDPFTVHNYEGFDDCKYADGVKTDVMVVNGQLPGQTIEVCQGDTIVADVINSMHDITTIHWHGLHQRQTPHMDGVPYITQYPIVPGQAFRYRFEVDHVGTHWWHSHVGHQRGFGIAGALVVRQPKADDMHSALYDFDLSEHTIMLQDWMYDPEGSTPQSILIDGVGRKVPPANGAKLQHSAPTLYSTYSVVRGGRYRFRVIFNGIANCPISLSIDNHELVVIASDGNDIEPVKVRKITLHGGERFDFVLHANQAVDNYWIRIKGHNFCKLNKLHQEAILHYQGAGRRALPTAQVFYEYEPNGKELNTVDKPPTSDNNLITIADLKALEKRTASAAIPHRTYYTSMTVRVQNELLFQMDDITFAIPSRVSLLQTRNLGIGQFLCNKTQQATMGLNCRSRQCKCANVIEVPAFKDVEFVISSTSESAHPIHLHGYTFRVVGIGVLGPERIRNIEEIDRRTPLPRRERGAPLKDTVQVPAFGYTILRFYTDSPGYWILHCHISTHSEIGMAAVLRVGAHKEMKTCPVSNCGLCNSVL
- the LOC128857857 gene encoding uncharacterized protein LOC128857857 isoform X2 encodes the protein MKLPLTICWTLFAFGALCEAYISKYEQMLQLFPKPAYTESRTWRSNSNKNLADHPCRRTCRTDQPMTCYYYFVVHYDETFNPSCERYLDSRFRFKVAGREYIDPFTVHNYEGFDDCKYADGVKTDVMVVNGQLPGQTIEVCQGDTIVADVINSMHDITTIHWHGLHQRQTPHMDGVPYITQYPIVPGQAFRYRFEVDHVGTHWWHSHVGHQRGFGIAGALVVRQPKADDMHSALYDFDLSEHTIMLQDWMYDPEGSTPQSILIDGVGRKVPPANGAKLQHSAPTLYSTYSVVRGGRYRFRVIFNGIANCPISLSIDNHELVVIASDGNDIEPVKVRKITLHGGERFDFVLHANQAVDNYWIRIKGHNFCKLNKLHQEAILHYQGAGRRALPTAQVFYEYEPNGKELNTVDKPPTSDNNLITIADLKALEKRTASAAIPHRTYYTSMTVRVQNELLFQMDDITFAIPSRVSLLQTRNLGIGQFLCNKTQQATMGLNCRSRQCKCANVIEVPAFKDVEFVISSTSESAHPIHLHGYTFRVVGIGVLGPERIRNIEEIDRRTPLPRRERGAPLKDTVQVPAFGYTILRFYTDSPGYWILHCHISTHSEIGMAAVLRVGAHKEMKTCPVSNCGLCNSVL